In the genome of Gemmatimonas sp., one region contains:
- a CDS encoding amidohydrolase, translated as MRSSRFFAALLFAATLSVTPSLRAQPVVADPALAAEIDRRTAAIADKVTAWRHDIHQHPELGYAEKRTAALVAAHLKALGMEVQENVGGIPGVVGILKGGKPGPTVALRADMDALPVTELVDVPFKSTVRTVYNGQETGVMHACGHDMHTAMLMGTAEVLAGLKDRIPGTVKFLFQPAEEVPPRGGAQPMIDAGVMKGVNGVFGLHVGPGPLGAMRYRAGAISASADGWRIVVHGRQGHGAMPSNTVDPIVVSAEIVTALQTIVSRQLDLSKAPAVVTVGAIHGGLRENIIPDSVWMIGTIRAFDPEARKTIHARMKRIATHIAEAHGATADVIVDIGYPSSVNNDAMVAKFFPTLKRVAGAAGATEGDVTMAGEDFSRFSELAPGFFFNLSVTPPNIDLKTVASNHSPLFQGDDRALTVGVRAMTNMAMDFLRSGGAPKLIP; from the coding sequence ATGCGCTCCTCACGATTCTTCGCTGCTCTGCTGTTCGCGGCTACACTGAGCGTTACGCCGTCGCTCCGTGCGCAACCCGTCGTCGCCGACCCCGCACTGGCCGCCGAGATCGATCGCCGGACGGCGGCGATCGCCGACAAGGTCACCGCCTGGCGCCACGACATTCACCAGCATCCGGAACTCGGCTACGCCGAAAAGCGCACGGCCGCGTTGGTGGCGGCGCACCTCAAGGCGCTGGGGATGGAGGTGCAGGAGAACGTGGGGGGCATTCCCGGCGTGGTGGGGATTCTCAAGGGCGGCAAACCGGGCCCCACGGTGGCGCTGCGCGCGGACATGGACGCGCTGCCGGTCACCGAACTGGTTGACGTGCCCTTCAAGTCGACGGTGCGCACGGTGTACAACGGGCAGGAGACGGGCGTGATGCACGCCTGCGGACATGACATGCACACCGCGATGCTGATGGGCACCGCCGAAGTATTGGCCGGCCTCAAGGATCGCATTCCCGGCACGGTGAAGTTCCTGTTCCAGCCGGCCGAGGAAGTGCCGCCGCGCGGTGGCGCGCAGCCGATGATCGACGCCGGCGTGATGAAGGGTGTAAACGGCGTGTTTGGATTGCACGTCGGTCCCGGACCGCTTGGCGCCATGCGCTATCGCGCCGGCGCGATCTCGGCCAGCGCCGACGGCTGGCGCATCGTAGTGCACGGACGACAGGGGCACGGCGCGATGCCGTCGAACACCGTCGATCCGATCGTGGTGAGCGCGGAGATCGTGACGGCGCTGCAGACGATCGTGTCACGTCAGCTCGACTTGTCGAAGGCGCCGGCGGTGGTCACGGTCGGTGCAATTCACGGCGGCCTGCGCGAAAACATCATCCCCGATTCGGTGTGGATGATCGGCACCATCCGCGCGTTCGACCCCGAGGCGCGGAAGACGATTCACGCGCGTATGAAGCGTATCGCGACCCATATCGCGGAGGCGCACGGGGCCACCGCCGATGTGATCGTGGACATCGGCTATCCGAGTTCGGTGAACAACGACGCGATGGTCGCCAAGTTCTTTCCCACGCTCAAGCGCGTCGCGGGTGCGGCGGGGGCGACTGAAGGTGATGTGACCATGGCCGGTGAGGATTTCTCGCGTTTCTCCGAACTCGCGCCGGGCTTCTTCTTCAACCTGAGCGTCACGCCGCCGAATATCGATTTGAAGACGGTGGCCAGTAATCACTCGCCGCTGTTTCAGGGTGACGACCGGGCGTTGACCGTTGGTGTGCGCGCCATGACGAACATGGCGATGGACTTCCTGCGCTCTGGCGGAGCACCAAAGCTGATTCCGTGA
- a CDS encoding PIN domain-containing protein — MGVVHLDAGVVIGLLDANDAHHSSAHRAIADVLRDGHGLAIAASAFAECLVGPYRRGKASVLVVHSLIERLPITVVSLDAETASTAARVRAQHVGLRLPDALVIATAVHHDAERLITTERKWPTASTMKIKLLIEQI; from the coding sequence GTGGGAGTAGTCCACCTTGACGCCGGCGTGGTGATCGGTCTGCTCGATGCGAACGACGCGCATCACAGCAGCGCGCATCGTGCCATCGCCGACGTATTGCGTGACGGTCATGGGCTGGCGATAGCGGCCTCCGCATTCGCGGAGTGCTTGGTCGGCCCCTACCGCCGCGGCAAGGCGAGCGTCCTCGTCGTACATAGTTTGATCGAACGTCTTCCGATCACCGTCGTTTCGCTCGACGCCGAAACCGCGTCGACCGCAGCACGTGTTCGCGCTCAGCACGTCGGCCTGCGCCTACCTGACGCGCTCGTCATCGCGACGGCAGTGCATCACGACGCCGAACGGCTGATCACGACGGAGCGTAAGTGGCCGACGGCGAGCACGATGAAGATCAAGCTGTTGATCGAACAGATTTAG
- a CDS encoding M28 family peptidase produces the protein MTRSTTFVAFTAAVIATHMAMPVSLAAQQPAEAWWRHVQVLSNDSLKGRDTGSPGHEAAARYVAEQFRLAGLTPAGTDGWYQPVRFIEVGMAKEGVALALREGDAWTPLAVGRDVRVTARLATDHVEAPLVFAGYGVSLPQAGMDDLKGLDLRGKIVLYVNANPKGLSAPLLAHGTRTRWAAMRQAGAVGVMAVGAGGAWVDNENTRLGSSVSLADTSLDDLGGQRINSVLNPALMPRLLAGSGIVWDSVAAIAARGEPLPTAALTVSLRATLPTVRRDIISPNVVGMLPGTDRTLRDEVVVLSAHLDHVGTFKGPALTGDSIFNGTMDNATGAATLMETAKAVAARGGNKRTLLFVAVTAEEKGLLGSRYFAARPSIMRGTIVANLNTDMFLPLFPLKGLFVYGVDESDLADDVGGVLTARGLQVLPDPEPQEMRFVRSDQYSFIRRGVPSLAFKLGYTPGTVEEKTFTGWVRERYHKMSDDLAQPIDFEAAAGFNALYAELALGVANRKTRPAWRANSFFATPVIVP, from the coding sequence ATGACACGTTCCACGACGTTCGTCGCCTTCACGGCCGCAGTCATCGCCACGCACATGGCGATGCCCGTGTCGCTCGCTGCGCAGCAGCCCGCCGAGGCCTGGTGGCGCCACGTGCAGGTGCTGTCCAATGACTCGTTGAAAGGCCGTGACACGGGCAGCCCCGGGCATGAAGCCGCAGCGCGATACGTGGCCGAGCAGTTCCGGTTGGCGGGTCTCACGCCGGCCGGCACCGATGGCTGGTATCAGCCGGTGCGCTTCATCGAGGTCGGTATGGCGAAGGAGGGCGTTGCGCTGGCGCTGCGCGAAGGTGACGCGTGGACACCGCTGGCGGTGGGTCGTGATGTGCGTGTCACGGCGAGACTTGCTACCGACCACGTGGAGGCACCTCTGGTGTTCGCGGGGTACGGCGTCTCGCTGCCGCAGGCGGGCATGGACGACCTCAAGGGCCTCGATCTGCGCGGCAAGATCGTGCTGTATGTGAACGCCAACCCAAAAGGCCTCTCGGCGCCGCTGCTGGCGCATGGCACGCGCACGCGATGGGCCGCCATGCGGCAAGCCGGGGCGGTTGGTGTGATGGCCGTCGGAGCTGGCGGTGCGTGGGTGGATAACGAGAACACGCGTCTTGGGAGCTCCGTGTCGTTGGCCGATACGTCGCTCGACGATCTGGGGGGGCAGCGAATCAACAGTGTGTTGAATCCGGCGCTTATGCCGCGGCTGCTGGCCGGCAGCGGCATCGTGTGGGACAGCGTTGCGGCCATCGCCGCGCGCGGCGAGCCGCTTCCGACGGCAGCGCTCACCGTGTCGCTCCGCGCCACGCTGCCCACGGTGCGTCGCGATATTATCTCGCCGAACGTCGTGGGCATGTTGCCGGGCACCGATCGCACGCTGCGCGACGAAGTGGTGGTGTTGAGCGCGCACCTCGATCATGTGGGCACGTTCAAGGGACCGGCGCTCACCGGTGATAGCATCTTCAACGGCACGATGGACAATGCCACCGGAGCGGCTACGCTGATGGAAACGGCCAAGGCGGTCGCCGCGCGCGGCGGCAACAAGCGCACACTACTGTTCGTGGCAGTCACGGCCGAGGAGAAGGGATTGCTGGGTTCGCGCTACTTTGCGGCGCGACCGTCGATCATGCGCGGCACGATCGTGGCCAACCTCAACACCGACATGTTTCTGCCGCTCTTTCCGCTGAAAGGACTCTTCGTGTATGGCGTGGACGAATCGGACCTGGCCGACGACGTGGGTGGTGTGCTGACGGCGCGCGGGCTGCAGGTGTTGCCTGATCCGGAGCCGCAGGAGATGCGGTTTGTGCGCAGCGATCAGTACAGCTTCATTCGCCGTGGCGTGCCGTCGCTGGCGTTCAAGTTGGGGTACACGCCGGGCACTGTGGAGGAGAAGACGTTCACCGGCTGGGTGCGTGAGCGGTACCACAAGATGTCCGATGACTTGGCGCAGCCCATCGACTTCGAAGCGGCCGCGGGGTTCAATGCGCTGTATGCCGAGTTGGCGCTGGGTGTGGCGAACCGGAAAACCCGCCCGGCGTGGCGGGCGAACAGTTTCTTTGCGACGCCGGTGATCGTGCCGTAG